The following proteins are co-located in the Deinococcus metallilatus genome:
- a CDS encoding HAD family hydrolase codes for MTRPVPLRALIFDFDGTILDTETREFHHWQVLYRTHGRELALSDWQRGVGTWDAFDPWAGLPEHVQADRERVRAGLHERILADIAEQDLRPGVRAVLEEVRAAGLRLALATSSDRAWVTRWMAQHDLLDLFEVLATRDDVRRVKPDPELYVLAAGRLGLRPEECLAVEDSLNGATAALAAGLRVVVVPNDVTRTQPFPPEWPRLENGFGGGLAEVLRVAGEE; via the coding sequence ATGACCCGACCCGTCCCCCTGCGCGCCCTGATCTTCGACTTCGACGGCACCATCCTCGACACCGAGACGCGCGAGTTTCACCACTGGCAGGTCCTCTACCGGACGCATGGCCGCGAACTGGCCCTCAGCGACTGGCAACGCGGCGTCGGTACCTGGGACGCCTTCGACCCCTGGGCGGGACTGCCCGAACACGTGCAGGCCGACCGTGAGCGCGTCCGCGCGGGGCTGCATGAACGCATCCTGGCCGACATCGCCGAACAGGACCTGCGGCCCGGCGTGCGGGCGGTGCTGGAGGAGGTGCGGGCCGCCGGGCTGCGCCTGGCCCTGGCGACCAGCAGCGACCGTGCCTGGGTCACGCGCTGGATGGCCCAGCACGACCTTCTGGACTTGTTCGAGGTGCTGGCGACCCGCGACGACGTGCGCCGCGTCAAGCCCGACCCCGAACTCTACGTGCTGGCTGCTGGCCGCCTGGGCCTGCGCCCGGAGGAATGCCTCGCCGTCGAGGACAGCCTGAACGGGGCGACGGCCGCCCTGGCCGCTGGCCTGCGGGTGGTGGTCGTGCCGAACGACGTGACCCGCACGCAGCCTTTTCCACCCGAGTGGCCGCGTCTGGAAAATGGGTTCGGGGGCGGGCTGGCGGAAGTGCTGCGGGTGGCGGGGGAGGAATGA